DNA sequence from the Methanolobus psychrophilus R15 genome:
AGCTTATCTTAGCATATGGACTATCTCGCTTGATACTCTTTCAAGGCTCACTGTACTATCTGACAGCCCGCGCTGGACAACCACTTTTGGCATACCATAGACCACACAGGACTTCTCATCCTCTGTTATCACCTTGCCGCCGGCTTTCTTTATCTCTTCGGCCCCATCCGCCCCGTCTGCCCCCATTCCGGTGAGCACTACAGCAAGTATGTTTTGCCCGTAGAGCGGAACCAGGGATTTGAAAAGGATGTTCGCACATGGCCTGACACCCTGCTCACGCGGATTCTGGTTAAGGGAAACAACTTCTGATGTACGCCCGCTTATGCTCTTCTGTACTATCTCCATGTGGTAGTTTCCCGGAGCAATGTATACAACGCCTGGTTCCAGCACGTCTCCATCCTTAGCCTCACATACAGTAAGTTTTGACTGCATGTCCAGCCTTTGTGCCAGGGATGCTGTAAAACCTGCTGGCATGTGCTGTACAACGACAACTGGTACCTTCAGGTCTCCAGGCAGTTTTGGAACTACCTGCTCAAGTGCCCGAGGTCCCCCGGTAGAGGAAGCTATCGCAAGTATCTTCTGGTTTGAAAAGTGTTTTTTCCTTGAGTCTTCAGGGGGCTTTGCAGGTATACTTAGCTCTTTCTTTGCATGGGTTCCTCTGGAATTCACATGTTCTTCCATAAAGCCTAGCTTTTTAAGGTCCACTTTAGATGCAATTTTGACTTTTAAACGGATGTCATCAGCTATATCCATTATATTCAGGCTGATATTGCCGGAAGGTTTCTGGATAAAGTCTACAGCTCCATATTCAAAAGCGTTCAATGTTCTTTCGGCAGACTTTGGATCGATGGCCGTGAGCATTACCACTGGAGTCGGACACTCACTCATGATGTATCCGAGTGCATGCAGTCCGTCAAGTGTTGGCATCTCAACGTCAAGAGTGACCACATCAGGCCTGAGCTTCTCAACTTTTTCCACAGCGTCGAGGCCGTTCCTTGCTGTTCCTATCACTCTGATCTCCTGATCTTCTGAAAGGATGTCAGAGATAACTTTACGCATCAGTGCCGAATCATCGACTACAAGGACATTGATCGTCATTACATTACTTTTCCGATAACTTCCAGGACCTTTGCGGCATCAAACGGCTTCACTATGAAATCAAGGGCTCCGCTTTTGAGAGCATCAGTAACTACTGACTGCTGCCCAATGGATGAGCACATGATCACTCTTGCAGAAGGGTCCATTTGCATTATTTTCTTTAATGCATCGGTCCCTTCCATATTTGGCATAACGATGTCCATGAACACCAGGTCCGGTTTGAACTGGGGATATTTCTGGACAGCATCAAGTCCGTCAACACATTCAGCCACGACCTCATGACCATTCTTTTTCAGAATATCCTTGATGACCATGCGCATAAATGCGGCGTCGTCCACAATCATTACTTTTGCCATTTTGTCTGTATCTCCCTTTATATTATGTGTGTAACCATTACACAGTTATAATTATTAGATGGCTTTAATTGCCATGTTAATATATAGATGGTTATATAATATATTAATTTATTGATTAAAATTTTATTTAAAAGAACCTCTCCTTTTAAGATGATTTTCTGTGGCTGGTTCAGTGCTTCACTCAAAAAAACATATTTTCAACTGTAAGTGGCAGAGTCCAACTTCGACCAACGGGATTAATTTTTTGTAGGGATTCTATATGTTGTTCATAACTCACTTAGTTTACAAGAAGCATGGGGGGGAACAAATAGCCGGATTGAGCATTAACCCGGAACACTTAAATATGCCATTTTCAATCCGTTAATTTGCTATTGATAAAAGAACCAGTAGTATGACAAATCTCACAAGTACGCTTATGCCTGTTGAAAAAGTTACTATGCCTATGCCTGTCTTTGCACCGAATATGGAGATATACCTTGGCAGCAGGGTCCGGACGCTGAATATGGGGAGCATGAACATGCTTCCAAGCATGAGTACGATCATCGCCTGCAAGGGCGATATCCCGTTGTTGCTTAACATTGGTCCTAGCAGTGATATCCCGAGAATAGGGCTTGCAACGAAGCTTGTGAGAGGTACTATGCTTTCAGGCGGGATGCCGAATATATCTGCCAGAGGCAGAACACTGAAAACCTCAAATGCACCCCTGTCCCGGAGGTAGAATACCAGTGTTGTCATTGCAAGATATATTACTGCGATCTTTGTGAATAGCTTCTTATTCTTGGTAAGTGACTTTTTGACAGCGTCTTTGAGGCTTACTTTCTTGTCGGTGATAGTTTCCTCGAACTTACACGGGTTCTTCTTCAGGAGCAGCTTACTGAGAACAATGACAGTGCTCACTTTCACGATTGCCGTCAGTATGAAGACCGCCACATAGAAGCCACCCACGACCGGACCGAGTGCAGGCAGTACTATCGGTATCTGGTAAGTAAAGATCTCCCTGAGGTATGCAGGGGTACTGTTCATTATAGCGCAAAGGGCTGCCTCACGGTTGTTTATACAACCGTTATCCCGGAAATTGACAACCATGGTGTTAGCTGCAACAGTAGATCCCATAGATACCACAAACGATGAAGCGCATGTGTCCGGCAGGTTAGTGAACCTGAATACAGGACTTGCAAAACGCGATAATTTCTGCATCAGGCCCAGTTCTATAAGCACAGCGGTCCCAAACAGTCCTATGAATATCACTATCAGGATCGGGATAGCAAAGTCAAGGGCACTGATAAGGACAGAGAACATGGATTATGGTAGAAGGCAGGAACTAAATTAAACTATCTCTCAAAAGAAAAGTTCAGGATTGGGATGCACATTTTTTGTCCTTGATTATTATTGCAAAAACTTATATCATTGTAATATATTGGTAGGTACTGATCGAGATGAAAAAGGACCTCATGGAAATTCTTGCCTGCCCGATATGTAAGGGCGACCTGATCCTCAATATTGAAAAAGAGGATAGTAATGAGATTATTTCCGGGACTCTTTATTGTCCGAAATGCAAAGAATACTATCCCATTGAAGAGGGCATACCAAACATGCTTCCTCCTGACCTCAGGGAATAACCGGCGAGGATATACAATTGCAACAGGTGCACATCAACAGGCTTGGAGTCAACTCTATTGAATTCGATACAGGTACGGTTGAGTTGCCTTTGTCGCCGGGTGAGGAAAGAAGTTTTGAGCTGGTGATGATAAATTATGGCGCTCCCACACATGTGAATCTATCCGTAAGCGATTCTCTGCGTGAGAACATTACTATGCTTGAGGATAATCCTTATGTCCGTCATGAAGAGTACGTCCCGATAATAGCCCGGATACCCTATGGGGGAAGGCTCTATACAAGAGGACAGGTATTTGTGACAGTCGGTTATGGCTCCAGAAAAGCCGGTTTTGAATTCAATGTAGGGCAGCCAGGGCCGGATGATGCAAATTTCACAGTTGATGTGGACACTTCATTATCAACTCCCCGTAAGAGTTCTTCGCATGGACGCAAGGATCATGGGGAAAACTGGAGTTCTCAGCTTCCGGAGATATCGCTGCAGATGGTAAGGTCGGTCTTTGAGATGGCTTCTTCCAGATCGGTTTACATGGTAGCAGCTTTTGTGTTCCTGATGTCTGTGATGATCATGGCAATGATATTGCTATCCGTGGACTTTGGACCCTTCTTTGGATTCTATCCTTCTGTCTTCTATTCAATTCTTCTTACCTTTCTGATGGCTTTCTTAATGATCAGACTTCCTATATTCAAATAAAAACAAGGCGATGCATCATATGAAGTATATTATAGTAACCGGCGGAGTAATGAGCGGGCTTGGCAAGGGAATAACCACCGCTTCTATCGGGCGCAACCTGAAGAACAAGGGCTATAAGGTAACGGCCATCAAGATAGACCCGTACATCAATATCGATGCAGGCACAATGAGCCCTTTCCAGCACGGAGAGGTCTTTGTACTGAAGGATGGTGGCGAAGTAGACCTTGACCTTGGGAATTACGAACGTTTTCTTGACACCGAACTTACAAGGGAGCACAACCTCACAACCGGAAAAGTTTACCAGGCAGTGATCTTAAAGGAGCGTCGTGGGGAGTACCTGGGCAAGACCGTGCAGATAATCCCTCACATTACAAATGAGATCAAGGATCGCATAAGGAAAGTCGCTGCAAAGAGCGGTGCCGATGTATGTCTTGTGGAAGTTGGAGGTACTGTCGGTGATATTGAGAGCATGCCTTTCCTGGAGGCTGTCAGGCAGATGCACAGGGAAGAACCCAAGGGCGACCTGGCATTTGTGCATGTTACCTTGGTACCCATGGACCCTCAGGGAGACCAGAAGACCAAACCCACCCAGCACTCAGTGAAGGAATTGCGGGAACTTGGGTTAACTCCGCATGTCATTGTTACAAGATGCAAGGAACCGCTGCTTGATAGCACTATATCGAAGATTTCTCTCTTCTGTGATGTCCCGGAAGAGGCTGTTATAAGTGCCCATGATGCGAAAGATATTTATGAAGTCCCACTGATGATGGAAAAGGAAGGACTGACCGATTACCTGATGAAGCTGATGAACCTCCAGTCGGACAGTGTGGACATGGCCTGGGCTCAAATGGTCGACAGGATGCACAATCTCAAAGGCAAGGTCAACATAGGCATCGTGGGGAAATACACTCATCTTGAAGATTCCTATCTCAGCATAAGCGCTTCCATCAAGCATGCAGCTATTGACTGTGGAGTTAATTATTGCACAACGTGGATCAATGCGGAGTCCTTCGAAAAGGACCATTCTTTGGTGGCAACCCTGTCAAAGTATGATGGAATACTTGTTCCCGGAGGTTTCGGGGAAAGGGGTGTTGAAGGCAAGATCATGGCCATAAGATACGCCCGCGAGAACGACATCCCATACCTGGGGCTCTGCCTGGGTATGCAGCTTTCTGTTATTGAGTTTGCAAGGCATGTCTGCGGGCTGGAGAATGCGAACAGCACTGAATTCGATGAGAACACACCATATCCGGTAATCGATATTCTTCCAGAGCAAGAGAACGTGGTTGACATGGGTGCCACAATGAGACTTGGTGACTATGAAGCAAACCTGAAGTCCGGCTCCCTTGCAGAATGCGTTTATGGCTGCCCTAAAATAATCGAGCGCCACAGGCACAGGTATGAGGTCAATCCCAACTTTGTTGACCGTATAGAGGAAAAGGGCATGGTGTTCTCAGGCAAGAACAGGAACCGGATGGAGATAGCAGAGATTCCAGGAAAGAAATTCTTTTTCGGTTCTCAGTTCCATCCAGAGTTCAAATCCAGGCCTGGGAGGCCATCTCCGCCTTTCAGGGCATTCGTAGAGGCCATGATGTCCTCAGAACAAAGTAATTCTTAAAAATATAAACATGAGGGAATTACACCCTCAGCTCATTTTTATCGGCTCTACTTTCATGTATTCACGAAGGACTGTCGTGGCATAACTCCCCTTTGGAAGCATGAACCTCAGGACAGCCTTAGATTTTCCGGGGTTGAACTCATCCTCTGATACCTCAAAGGAAGGCTTGCTGTGGAGCAATATCTCCCTGCGCAGCCCGGCTGAAGATAATTCTGGCAGTCCGGGAACCCTGAATTTCTCTGCAGGGATGCCTGCCTCTTCAAAGATATCCCTTTCTATCTTCCCGGGAGCACCGGATGCAAGGGGTGTGTCGTATCCTATGAGGGGTGCGGTCACAAAAGCCCTGTTCCTTTTTACCAGGTTATTCATGCCCTCCAGATTCTCCTCAGTGACCTGCTGCGTCTTTGTGACATCAGGCAGCCCCTCTTTGTTCTTGAAACAGACGATGTCTCCGGGCACTGCAGCATCAAGGGGCATTCCCTCTTCTATACGCTTGCAGATCATCCGGTTGAACATATATGACTGGTAAGCATGCACGAACATCTTGCTGATGTTCTGGGCAAGTACGCGGAAGGACCCTGCATAGTCTCCGGGATTCTCCACAAGGTAGTGCATCATAGCTCTCTCGTACCTGAGACGCAAGGGATATATCTTCAGTCCCTGTGCAAAATCCCGGGTATTCCATACCAGATCACGCACTTCCCTCACATCGTCCGGTTCATCTGGGAACGATCTGGCAATGTATGTCATCGCTGCCTTTTCAAGGTCCCCCAGCAGTATCTCTCTGCCAACGAGATGTGTAACAGGCCGGATGGCCCCAAAGCGCTGTATCCCAAAGAAGTTAGGCACTCCTCCAAAAGTGTTGAGCTCTGCAGTAATCCCCTCAAGGATGCCTCTGAGTTCCTGTGGACCATGCCCGATATCCCTTATGGTTATCACGAACTCGTTTCCGAAAAGGTCCCCAAGCTCAACAGACCGCTCAGACCTGCCAATGACCTTCAGCTCTACGTCCTTAAGATAGAAACTCTTGATATCTTCTTCTTTTCCATCATAGATACTGATCTTTTGTGTGGTCTTTGCCCTCTTGTCCTTTGTGCCTGCAAAACCAATACGCTTCTGGCTGATACCCAGCTTCCTGGATATGTCCCGGGCCAGGTGATGCATATCCCAGTTGCTCTTGGTAAGCTCCAGGATAAGCTGTTTCCCGGAATCTCCTTCCTCGCGGTTGCTGATCTCTTTTACAATAAAGTCTTCTATTTCCTGCCTTAGTTTCCCGCCAATTCCTGGCAGGGAAGTGCAGTATATTTCAATGCCTATCTGTTTTTCCACAGGTGGTATGTTCATGATTCACTCCTGATCCTTGGGTGCGATGTCTACAACGATGACTTGTGATGTGTTCTGGAAGGTCCATCCGCTTTTAACAGGCGCCGCACCCGCGGGAAGCCCTCCCGCATAAACGCTTGATGTCGGGTCCATTAGAAGCCAGGACCCATATTCATCTGTAGTATAATACACAGGCAGATCGCCATAATACTGGCGTATAGCTTCAACTATTAATGCAGTATTGTCTGCATCTCCAATATAAACAGATGCAAACGCATGTGTGTCTGTAAGATATATCCTGGAAGTGCCTCCAATGGCTTCAACCAGGGATGCCAGTAGTATGGCGTAATCTTCGCAGTCTCCTGCACCTATTTCCAGTGTGTCGGCAGGTGGAGACCAGAGGTCTTTGCCGCGGGGATCGCTGATGTAATCTATCCTGCTCTTCGTATCATCGAAAAGAGAGCACAACTGGTAGATATTATACTGCCCCGGATATTTCTTTGCGGATACGGCTGCCATTTTACGTACTCCTGTATCATAAGGGTCTATCTTACTATTCATTAAGGAAAAGACACTCCGGGGATTTGAAATGTATGCCGGACTCTCCTCTTGTGGCTCTTTTTCCACATCAATTGTGAATTCTTCGAAGTACTGCCTTTCATAATCGTACCACTGGTCGGACTGTGTCCTTACAAGGAGAGACATGCCAAGCTTGAGCTTAAGATTCTCTGCTCCTTCCGGCACCTGCACTGATACATACCCTATTCTCTTTTCCTCGCCCGGGATTATGGTAATGCCGGTATCATGTCCGTACCAGCTGCCCGTATCCACGTCAAGTAAGCCGAACTCATAAGCGAAGACCGTGTAGTCTCCCAGGTTCTCAACATAGATGCCGGTCACTCCATCGCTGCCCTCATAGAATGCTGTATAGTAATAACTGCTGGCAAGCTGGTACCCCGGAGAGCTCCTTGTTTCATCAGCAAATGGTCTGTTCTCGTACCTGAAAGGGGCCTGCGCCGGTACGACAGGCACTGTCAGCCTTAGAGGATCGATATCATATGCCTTCTCATTCTGCAGGTAGACAGTTGAGGACGGGGCAATGTATTCGCCCAGCTTTTGCACGGGTTCGGAAACACATCCAAGAGAAATGATCGAGCATGTGGTGAGTATAAAGATTATCAATCCGGAATACCTTTTTTCAAACGATCTCATTCCATCCCTCTTACAGTGGAGTTCCAGATATTATGCTCACAGCAGTTTCAGGTTGCCAGTGATCTTGTTCAGTTCTTCCTCTTTAGCAGGTCCGATGCCAAGGACTGTGATGGTGCCTGGCTTGATCTCCGTGAGTCCGGCATCCTGGATAAGGGCGGTGGGTATGTTCTGCCTTCTTGCCAGCTCCTTAAGCTCAAAGAGACCCTGGGTGTTGGGCACACGTAAAACTACTTTTTTCTGCCCTCCCTCCTTCCACTTCTCCAGTGTGGACCTGTCAGCCCACTCTGCAGACGATACTGCTGCATGAGCCACCTGGACAGCAAGCTTTCCGGGGGACAATTTGAGGTCATCCCGAACTATAATGCACTGTTTATATTCTGTCATCTGTATCAACCTTTTTTACAATCAGCCCTTATAAGGTATTTGCTTCTTTCTACCTGATTTGCATTTTACAGGCGTTTCATGACCGCTTCTACAATATGGTCAGCCACATTGATACCCCATGCTTTGTATATGCCTGCTCCTGAAGGGGTGCCATTTATTTCCAGCAGCATGCAGCCTGCGGGACCTTCTATGATATCGACTCCTGCATAGATCGCACCGACAGCATGTGCAGCTTTTTCGCAAATGTTTTGCTGCTCCGGTGTAAGCATGCACCTCTGGGCATTGCCTCCCTGGCTGAGGTTGTTCAGCCACCAGCCCTGCGGAGCCTTCCGGTAGATGGCACCGATGACATTTCCGTCAACAACGAAAGCTCTCGTATCCCTGCCGGAATTCTCCACGAATTCCTGGATGTAAAGCATTCCCTTCTCCTGGAGGAGCGATGATACGAGCTCCACAGGGCAGGCAGGGTCCATTGTGCCGTCAGGTTTGATGAGTTCCATGTTCTTTATGCGGTGTATTCCGATGCCCTTGTACCCGAAAACTGGCTTCAGTACTGCATCTTTGAAGGATCCCAGTATTTTCATTGCCGCGTCTGTATCCTGAACGACCTTTGTCCGGGGGGCAGACAATCCTGCTTTTGAAAAAAGATAGGATGAGTGATACTTGTTTGCAGCATTCTGTATCGCAGAGGTGGGGTTGGCAATCAGCAGGCCTTCCTTCTCAAGTTGCCTCAATAAATCAAAACGGAAAGTAATTGCGTCATTCTTTCCTCCTCCCATGTCACGCACGATGATAGCATCAAGTCCGCTAAGGTCTGTACCATTTACCTTGTAGTCCATTCCTGCACCGATACTGACCTCTGCATTCCGCAGGTTAAATATATGGGGGTCTATCCCCCTCTTTCTTACGCTATCAATAATGGCTTTCGCGGTCCAGTCATCAGCGTCAGTTATTGCAATTCCTAGCTTTTTCATTTTACGCGCATTATCCTTTTGTTATCTGGTCTGTACTGGGGCTCAATGAATAAAGCAATTTCCGGCTATGTGGATCTTCTTTCATCACACAGTACGGGATATCGACAACCATTTCCACAGCATCGATAATCACTCCATCAGCAGTCGCCACTACAGTATTGCCTCCGGCCATTTTAAGGTCGTGATCAGTGCTTGCTGATGTAAGCACGCGCCCATTTACGCCTGCATCAGCCATTTTTTGCCTGATGGCCAGTGCAAGTTGCCCGCTCATGCTCATCTGCTCATCCAGCAATACAGTGACCTCTCCGGCGGCACTTCTCCGGAGCACAAACAGCATGAGCTCTACAGATCGGAGTGTTGCTGCATCATTGACATGGTTACTGAACACTCCTCTGTTGTCCCTGATGAAGCCATCGTCCCCTATCCACATATACTCACCTTTCAGGTAACTCTCAATAGTTATCAGTACATTGTATCCATCGATCAGGATGTGACGTTCTCTTATTTCGCTGCACGGAACATTCTTTATCCGACGGGCAGAGGCTATTTCCGGTGCGAGCACATTTCGTGAAAGTATGTACCTGCGGCTTTTTTCAAGGCCGTAGTGATCGCCTACAAACCTTACTGCGCTGCCTTGGGGATATCCTTTCCCAAGCAGGTACCGTATGTCCATGGCAGCCCTGATCAGCTTCTCTTCAGGATGATTCATTCCATGCATTCCTGATGTACTCCTGTAAATGTCCGATAAGTTCAGCTTAGAATATTTATTCTCGTATCAGGGTATCTGAGTTGTATTTGGGATACAGGGACTAGTATTCTTATATATCCTCCACTATAATATTTATATGCTTAAAATATATATCCTATCTTCTAACATGTATGGACCGTGAATGAAGAGTCTCCCGGTTCTGGAGAGAATGTATCTAATTCCTGCAGAGATGATAAGATCTTACTGAATAGTGATAACATATGGGTGAAGTAAAAAAGGGGAAGGTGCTCATAGTCGACGATGAGCAGGTGAACATAGCGTTACTGACAGCTTATCTGAAAGACAGCTATGATACAATCTCCGCACAATGTGGTAAAGAAGCACTTCATATGGCCCGGGAGCATGACCCAGACATAGTCCTGCTTGATATAATGATGCCTGATATTACCGGGTACGAAGTGTGTAAGATACTGAAAGGCTCTGAAAAAACCAGGTTCATACCTGTGGTGATGGTAACAGCCCTGTCCGGTACAGAAGACCGTATAAGGGGGTTACAGGCAGGAGCGGATGATTTTCTTACCAAGCCACTTGACAAGATAGAAATAGTTACCAGGGTCAGTTCCCTTCTTCGCATAAAGCGCCTGCACGACGAACTTATAAGCGAGCGTGACCAGGCCAATCTTTACCTTGACCTTGCCGCAGTCATGTTGCTTGTAATGGACGAAAAAGGCACCGTAAAACTCCTTAGCAAAAAGGGTTATGATGTGCTGGGTTATCTTGAAGGTGAGCTGACAGGGACCAATTGGTTTGACAATTGTGTTCCTGAGTCTGCAAGGGAGCTATCCAGGAGAATACTCACGGATTTCTTTTCAGGAGTGATGTCCTTTGAAGGTTATTTTGAGACCCCTGTGCTGACAAAGGGTGGTAAAGAAAGAATAATCGGCTGGAACAATATTGTTCTCATGAAAGACTACGGAAATGAGAGCAGCCTGCTCATCTCAGGGACGGACATTACAGAAAAA
Encoded proteins:
- a CDS encoding alpha-L-glutamate ligase, RimK family, yielding MKKLGIAITDADDWTAKAIIDSVRKRGIDPHIFNLRNAEVSIGAGMDYKVNGTDLSGLDAIIVRDMGGGKNDAITFRFDLLRQLEKEGLLIANPTSAIQNAANKYHSSYLFSKAGLSAPRTKVVQDTDAAMKILGSFKDAVLKPVFGYKGIGIHRIKNMELIKPDGTMDPACPVELVSSLLQEKGMLYIQEFVENSGRDTRAFVVDGNVIGAIYRKAPQGWWLNNLSQGGNAQRCMLTPEQQNICEKAAHAVGAIYAGVDIIEGPAGCMLLEINGTPSGAGIYKAWGINVADHIVEAVMKRL
- a CDS encoding response regulator receiver protein, with protein sequence MAKVMIVDDAAFMRMVIKDILKKNGHEVVAECVDGLDAVQKYPQFKPDLVFMDIVMPNMEGTDALKKIMQMDPSARVIMCSSIGQQSVVTDALKSGALDFIVKPFDAAKVLEVIGKVM
- a CDS encoding tRNA pseudouridine synthase D, which gives rise to MNIPPVEKQIGIEIYCTSLPGIGGKLRQEIEDFIVKEISNREEGDSGKQLILELTKSNWDMHHLARDISRKLGISQKRIGFAGTKDKRAKTTQKISIYDGKEEDIKSFYLKDVELKVIGRSERSVELGDLFGNEFVITIRDIGHGPQELRGILEGITAELNTFGGVPNFFGIQRFGAIRPVTHLVGREILLGDLEKAAMTYIARSFPDEPDDVREVRDLVWNTRDFAQGLKIYPLRLRYERAMMHYLVENPGDYAGSFRVLAQNISKMFVHAYQSYMFNRMICKRIEEGMPLDAAVPGDIVCFKNKEGLPDVTKTQQVTEENLEGMNNLVKRNRAFVTAPLIGYDTPLASGAPGKIERDIFEEAGIPAEKFRVPGLPELSSAGLRREILLHSKPSFEVSEDEFNPGKSKAVLRFMLPKGSYATTVLREYMKVEPIKMS
- the pyrG gene encoding CTP synthetase, with the translated sequence MKYIIVTGGVMSGLGKGITTASIGRNLKNKGYKVTAIKIDPYINIDAGTMSPFQHGEVFVLKDGGEVDLDLGNYERFLDTELTREHNLTTGKVYQAVILKERRGEYLGKTVQIIPHITNEIKDRIRKVAAKSGADVCLVEVGGTVGDIESMPFLEAVRQMHREEPKGDLAFVHVTLVPMDPQGDQKTKPTQHSVKELRELGLTPHVIVTRCKEPLLDSTISKISLFCDVPEEAVISAHDAKDIYEVPLMMEKEGLTDYLMKLMNLQSDSVDMAWAQMVDRMHNLKGKVNIGIVGKYTHLEDSYLSISASIKHAAIDCGVNYCTTWINAESFEKDHSLVATLSKYDGILVPGGFGERGVEGKIMAIRYARENDIPYLGLCLGMQLSVIEFARHVCGLENANSTEFDENTPYPVIDILPEQENVVDMGATMRLGDYEANLKSGSLAECVYGCPKIIERHRHRYEVNPNFVDRIEEKGMVFSGKNRNRMEIAEIPGKKFFFGSQFHPEFKSRPGRPSPPFRAFVEAMMSSEQSNS
- a CDS encoding nucleoside recognition — encoded protein: MVVNFRDNGCINNREAALCAIMNSTPAYLREIFTYQIPIVLPALGPVVGGFYVAVFILTAIVKVSTVIVLSKLLLKKNPCKFEETITDKKVSLKDAVKKSLTKNKKLFTKIAVIYLAMTTLVFYLRDRGAFEVFSVLPLADIFGIPPESIVPLTSFVASPILGISLLGPMLSNNGISPLQAMIVLMLGSMFMLPIFSVRTLLPRYISIFGAKTGIGIVTFSTGISVLVRFVILLVLLSIAN
- a CDS encoding peptidyl-tRNA hydrolase, with protein sequence MTEYKQCIIVRDDLKLSPGKLAVQVAHAAVSSAEWADRSTLEKWKEGGQKKVVLRVPNTQGLFELKELARRQNIPTALIQDAGLTEIKPGTITVLGIGPAKEEELNKITGNLKLL
- a CDS encoding transglutaminase domain protein, with product MRSFEKRYSGLIIFILTTCSIISLGCVSEPVQKLGEYIAPSSTVYLQNEKAYDIDPLRLTVPVVPAQAPFRYENRPFADETRSSPGYQLASSYYYTAFYEGSDGVTGIYVENLGDYTVFAYEFGLLDVDTGSWYGHDTGITIIPGEEKRIGYVSVQVPEGAENLKLKLGMSLLVRTQSDQWYDYERQYFEEFTIDVEKEPQEESPAYISNPRSVFSLMNSKIDPYDTGVRKMAAVSAKKYPGQYNIYQLCSLFDDTKSRIDYISDPRGKDLWSPPADTLEIGAGDCEDYAILLASLVEAIGGTSRIYLTDTHAFASVYIGDADNTALIVEAIRQYYGDLPVYYTTDEYGSWLLMDPTSSVYAGGLPAGAAPVKSGWTFQNTSQVIVVDIAPKDQE
- a CDS encoding response regulator receiver modulated CheB methylesterase; the protein is MTINVLVVDDSALMRKVISDILSEDQEIRVIGTARNGLDAVEKVEKLRPDVVTLDVEMPTLDGLHALGYIMSECPTPVVMLTAIDPKSAERTLNAFEYGAVDFIQKPSGNISLNIMDIADDIRLKVKIASKVDLKKLGFMEEHVNSRGTHAKKELSIPAKPPEDSRKKHFSNQKILAIASSTGGPRALEQVVPKLPGDLKVPVVVVQHMPAGFTASLAQRLDMQSKLTVCEAKDGDVLEPGVVYIAPGNYHMEIVQKSISGRTSEVVSLNQNPREQGVRPCANILFKSLVPLYGQNILAVVLTGMGADGADGAEEIKKAGGKVITEDEKSCVVYGMPKVVVQRGLSDSTVSLERVSSEIVHMLR